The following nucleotide sequence is from Cicer arietinum cultivar CDC Frontier isolate Library 1 chromosome 2, Cicar.CDCFrontier_v2.0, whole genome shotgun sequence.
TATCAAGTCACCAATATTcatgatttaaaaaatgtactttagtattttgtcaaaataaacacttaaattatgtAGAATTAGCTACATGAATTAAACAATGTCATAataccatcatcatcatcatacatcaaagttcaaacttcaaacatGTTTTTGAATTTATTCCTAAACTTTTCTTGATGATTTGATCTACAATCTAACTATTGGACTATCAATTATCTGATCAACTCTATCTTGtcaaaatatcaattaattaattgtatatgtCGAAACCAACAACAAACAAATTTTGCAAAGCAGATCTCTAGATCCATTTCAAAGGAGTATGGAGCTAACCAGCAGAAAACATATCTTGTAGTTTACACTATCAGAACAGAGATTACTCATccaacacaaacaacaaataatATGACATGTTTGGTATCATAGAAAGTTTGTCATAATCACAAGTTTGCCATAATCACAGGAAGTTGAACCAGTGATTTTTGCAAGTTACAAGTTGCAACTTTGGTATAATGGCAATGACTCACTATAACTATGACATGACAAAATGATCATGATATAAAACTTTACTCACTATAATTATGGAAAAATGATCATGATATCAAACTTTACAACATTGGCTAAGACCCTAACAAAAATTCAACTTCTTGGTATTTTAATGGTATtatagaaaaggaaaaaaaattcaaatgccAAGTACATGTTTGTATTTGCAGTGAGAAATTGTTGATCCCACAGTAAGTCTAAAGCTGAAATTTGTAGCTTTAGAAAAATCACGGCTAAAAAAGACATTGAGGTGCGAGAAATGGAAGGCTGACACAATTCCAAACATGGCATAAGTATAGAGGAAACCAATCATATACATGAAGAAGACCTATACTTATGCATATTTCTAATGAGGTTTATTCCCCAACCTTACCAACAAAAATTCCATATGTTACAAACTGTCAAACATCAACAACCAATAATTTTACTATAAACTGCCTCAGTAGTGTTAAAAGCTATCATCAATCTACAAAAGCCAATTGATAGTAATGTTGCCAAGCCAAATGAACAAAGGGAACTGAACCAAAGCGATAAAGAGCAAGAGATAGTGATGTTTGCTCGAGTCGTAACTCCTGACCTCTGCGAAAAGGACTCGTTTCATTGTTTTTACTAAGAACACTCCCATGCATAAACAGGTCCATGGCATCAAAAAGTAGTAGGAGTAGCCAGATATTATTCTTCCGAGGACAGCCAAACAAATGCCGGTGAAAGTATATCCAGCATATGCTATGATGTCGAGCAAGGGTGCTTCTCCGCTTCCTAATGAAAGTAAAGTCACCTTAAGTAGTCCAGCTTGCATAAACCAACCAAGTAATCCCTTGATGAATAACAAGTTCAATGCTTCTGGACTAAACCTGGAGTAAAATACAGCATCTTTAAGAAACCACAACAAACTAtgaaaaaaaacattgaaaTGGAACTAAGGGcctgtttataaaaaaaaattactaaatatCACTTTTAgaagtttttcatttgttgaccaaaaagaaaaagaagttttCATTTGTATGCTacagttttctttttttttaaatgaggatctgaaagaaaagaaaaatctaaaaacTACTTAAATTATAAAGCTGTGTTGAGTAGCTTCTCTTAGAAATTATTTTCTCGGTAGATGATGTTtgtaaaaaagtaattttcataaacaactacaaaataacttctgttttcttaaaaatgttaaaaaaaatctctaaattctaaatttattgaatgtcaaaatcatttttttataatccgTAACAAACAAACCCTAACTGAGCTATATTATATGAAGTCGAAAAACAATCCAGTTGTGAAAATTTCAAAGTAACAATCATGATAAGAAAAATGCAGAATCTACAACAACTAAGAAGCTAACTCATCTATGGCTAACAATGAAGTCTTTACAGTCTTTTAGATGGAAAtacaacataaattaaattttggacTTGAAGAATAACCGCAAAAAAATCCGGGCACCCAAggcaacaaaaatagattaaaactATGAAATATAATCACAATCAGCAATTCCTTGCTAGAAAACAAAGTTGTCAACATTCAACACTGCTAATAGAGTAACCATGCGGCATGCGCTGTTGCACCACAACATACAAATGCTGATCACAGAATTGAAACTCACAACACAGAATTGAGATGTTAGAAGGATGAAAGcagatttatcaatgcttttaAATCATCCTGATGAAAGAAAAGACAATAGcatgttgttgacaatattgtTACTGATATCCACGACAATTCAAAAGACCTTAATTACTACTGCAAGTAGCATTTCATGAGTCCTAAAGTCAGTTTCGATAAAGCTAATCTCAACAATAAGTGTTTTATCACAAGTAGTAAAATGGATTCAGCTAAAATTATGTGAATCTGACGAAGAGCAGAACTCTAGgacatttataatataatataagttaataataaaataaggtaAACTGCACTTGTTTTGAGGGTGGAAATATTGctaatattaataaatgtaaGAAAAATGAATAGAACATGCATCACAAATATATTATGGAATTAACGTATAGGAAGAGGAAAACATACTTTCCGTGAAGACCCAATGAGAGGCCAGCAAGAACGACATAAGTACCGAATGCCATTAATGGAATGTAAAGGTCTGGTGCATTTATGTCATAAATCGGTGGTTTATAAGAGAGCCTACCACCCACTGGCTCGGTGATTCTAGTCCAATGACCctgaaaaacaaaacaaataagatAAGAGCAGCATGATGATGAAATAAGATAATTAAATGAAAACTTGAGAGAAATTCAAAGAGTTTGAAGTTGTTGCTTACCCTGTGCAGAAATGGAAACAAAACCACCTTCAATTTGTTCTTAACATAATGGTCATTCACTTGAAAGTAGTATTGGGGATCAGAGAAATACCGACTTATCTGTAATTCAATGCCGAAGATTCATTTAGAAATGAAAACCTTGAATCTATACCTTAGTTATGCTTGAGGTAAGCGAAGTTAGCAAATCAAGGTACGTTAAGCGACTTAATGTCATTTTACAGCTAACATTGGTTTTTCCACAGTCAAGCCTATGTCGGTTGATATATATTCATTAGTAATTTTACGGTAAGAGAACAAATGCCATATATGaattagatttaaaaattaaaacatggaatatgattatttttttatgaaaaccaCACGTATCCTCGTACTGGAAGCAATCCTATTCAAGGCCGACTGGGCAACAAAGGTAGGAACTCTTCCTAAGAAATTTACTTTTTCCAAGGAATCAAAGCAGAGACCTCACACTAGAGTATTCCTATACACATTCTCTCCAGTTGCAGAGATCTAGCATGCTTCCACTATGGCAACCTCATTAGGTTTCATGGAATATGATTTTGAACATCAAATTAGACCCTGTTCTTTATGTATCTTTCGACATCAATTAGGTCCCTAAATTAAAGCTTATTTTAGACTATATGAAGGACAAAGTTGATATCAAATACTCCAATATCCTTGGAGAACTAACTTGACACCTCATGTATCTTGAGGATACAATTTGAGTATTTACTCACATAGCAATTTCAAAGGAACATATGAAGATCTAACCTTATGAATGGTGAGGCAAATTAAGTTATTAGAGGCAAAAAAATCACTAGTTCTTACATTGCTTTGGACATACTCAGAGCTGGATCCTAATATTTTTCCTCCATAAGCACCCAATCCACCTCGAATGAGTCCTGAACCAGCAACTTGAAATGCACTCCCAAAAGGATTAGGTTGTTGTGTGCTTGCTGGAGGCTGCGCCACCCCTGGTTGCGGTCCAACATTATTATACATTCTTACTGCCACAAAAGAAGCAATCGATAACAAGTTCAATGTACAGCAAAATCAGCACAAACATAAAAATTTGCAAAGACAAAAAAACCCTCTTCATATAAAAACAAACTAAATCCAAATAACCAAGTGATTTGACTCAAGTGGTTAATGATTTTCAGTTAAACACTAATCAATCGAAGTGTTGTCAACTACAGATCAGGGAAAAtagtattttgttcaaattatgCTTTGCTATAGTGCTATAGCTCCACAATAGCAAATgatttgacaacactttgtactaaatagcataTCGCGGATCAATAGCGAgttgttcaaattccgctatgTTATAGCACTATAACACCGCTATACATAGCCCTATAACCCCACTATAGCAACTAATTGTTAACATTGATCAATGAGGAGTACTCGAGTTTAAACCCAGGCTAGGTCAGACTTTCCTTAAACTCGGGATTACCATGACCCTTTTCCTTGGAAACCAGAGGGTTAAGACCAAAAAAATTACATCTAAATGAAAACCAACATCAATTTCAGACACAGAATATCATTCCATAAAGCATAAAACCAACCATTTGAACAAATCAGTactaataaacaaaattattcatatatGGTTGCGAAGAACATCATCATAGACAACCAATGAACAAGAACCAAAACGCAAACCACATTTCACcaatttattcaataattgAAACAGAAGTTTCCATTTATCAATTATTCGAATCGCAGATTCAAAAACCCA
It contains:
- the LOC101496897 gene encoding uncharacterized protein; translated protein: MYNNVGPQPGVAQPPASTQQPNPFGSAFQVAGSGLIRGGLGAYGGKILGSSSEYVQSNISRYFSDPQYYFQVNDHYVKNKLKVVLFPFLHRGHWTRITEPVGGRLSYKPPIYDINAPDLYIPLMAFGTYVVLAGLSLGLHGKFSPEALNLLFIKGLLGWFMQAGLLKVTLLSLGSGEAPLLDIIAYAGYTFTGICLAVLGRIISGYSYYFLMPWTCLCMGVFLVKTMKRVLFAEVRSYDSSKHHYLLLFIALVQFPLFIWLGNITINWLL